From Erigeron canadensis isolate Cc75 chromosome 8, C_canadensis_v1, whole genome shotgun sequence, one genomic window encodes:
- the LOC122609797 gene encoding putative B3 domain-containing protein REM15: MNLKEASFFKIILRDSDDFIPLSSTFTKKYMEKSNETQTIVLRTNSSTAEWNVKYLKIDDKYYFMDGWLKFMKDNGLQMGDLLVFWLVSHSPTVFNIFFYAPNSCLKNPSSCSSGNIDPAMPKVGLGLGGEEKETSIEEVPAYDVSPLTNVFEKATGIGCYDTLLLKNKEGKKWKVEIKKYKKKNQMLYITKGWAKFMKDNKVEIGDRCEFKHVEGKLIRVHVFKKRGRPLGNKSNNGD; the protein is encoded by the exons ATGAACTTAAAAGAAGCATCCTTCTTCAAGATTATACTCAGAGATTCAGATGACTTCATT CCATTGTCGTCTACATTTACAAAGAAGTACATGGAAAAGAGCAACGAGACACAAACCATTGTCCTCAGAACAAACTCATCTACCGCTGAATGGAACGTCAAATACTTGAAGATCGATGACAAATATTACTTCATGGATGGGTGGCTCAAGTTCATGAAAGATAATGGTCTTCAAATGGGGGACCTTCTTGTCTTTTGGCTTGTGTCTCATTCACCAACAGTCTTTAACATCTTTTTCTACGCACCCAATTCATGTCTCAAAAATCCATCTAGTTGTTCATCTGGTAATATCGATCCAGCAATGCCAAAGGTTGGCCTTGGTTTAGGTGGTGAGGAGAAGGAAACTTCCATTGAAGAAGTTCCAGCTTATGATGTTTCG CCATTGACAAATGTATTCGAGAAAGCAACTGGAATCGGTTGTTATGATACCTTGCTATTGAAGAACAAAGAAGGAAAAAAGTGGAAAgtggaaataaaaaaatacaagaaGAAAAATCAAATGTTGTACATCACAAAAGGATGGGCAAAGTTCATGAAAGACAATAAGGTGGAAATTGGGGATAGATGTGAGTTTAAGCATGTGGAAGGCAAGCTAATTCGTGTTCATGTGTTTAAGAAGAGAGGAAGACCTTTGGGCAATAAGTCAAACAACggtgattga